AAACTGGCTACGACACAACTAGCACCAAACGCTTGCCTGACTGCTTGGATGTTTGGTCTGCCAAACGCATCAAGGAACAAGGTGCAGATGCTGTTAAGTTCTTGCTTTACTATGATGTAGACAGTTCTGACGAACTCAACCAACAAAAGCAAGCCTACATCGAACGCATCGGTTCAGAGTGTGTGGCGGAAGACATCCCATTCTTCCTTGAAATCCTCGCTTACGATGAAAAAATCGCTGACGCAGGTTCTGCAGAATACGCCAAAGTAAAACCACATAAAGTTATCGGTGCGATGAAAGTCTTCTCAGACCCACGCTTCAACATCGATGTCTTGAAAGTGGAAGTTCCAGTCAACGTCAAATACGTTGAAGGCTTTGGCGATGGTGAAATCGTTCATACTCGTGAGGAAGCTGCAGCCTTCTTCAAAGCGCAAGATGAAGCAACTAACTTGCCATACATCTATTTGAGTGCGGGAGTGTCAGCGAAACTCTTCCAAGAAACACTTGTCTTTGCCCACGAATCAGGCGCAAACTTCAACGGCGTTCTTTGTGGCCGTGCTACATGGGCTGGATCAGTTGAAGCCTACATCAAAGACGGTGAAGCAGCAGCTCGTGAATGGCTACGCACAACTGGATTTGAGAACATTGACGAACTCAACAAAGTTCTTCAAACAACAGCGACTTCATGGACTGAACGTGTAGAAGCATAAAAACAAGAATAGAAGAATTCCTTTTTGTTAAGAGGATACTTAAGTTTTCTGACAAAGGATTCTGAAAATAGAAACTACAACCATAGATGGTGAGACACTCTCTATGGTTTGTTTACTTAAGAGAAATGGATCAAAGGAGAGAAGAATGAAAGCATACACAGAGCGTGTATTTGGAAATCATGAGGGCAAGGATGTCTTGACCTATCGCTTTGAGACTGATGGTGGTTACCAGCTTGAAGTTATGACTTATGGTGCGACCATCTTGCGCTATGTCACGCCTGACAAGGCTGGGAATTTTGCCAATGTGATTTTGGGCTTTGATGATTTTGATAGCTATGTAGGCAATAGTCCCAAGCATGGAGCAAGTGTAGGTCCTGTAGCGGGCCGTATTGCAGGTGCGACATTTGAGCTTAATGGCCAGACCTATAATCTTGAAGTCAACAATGCCAGCAACTGTAACCACAGTGGTTCAACAGGTTGGGATTCAAGCTTGTTTGAATTGGTAGAGGTGAGCGCCCATGGCTTGACCCTCTACACAGAGCGTACAGATGGGACAGGAGGATTCCCTGGTAATCTCAAGATATGGATCAGCTATCATTTGGAAGAAACTGGTGCTTACGAAGTCAGCTATAAGGTGACGACAGATCAGGATACGCTTGTCAATCCCACTAATCACAGCTACTTCAACTTGTCTGGTGATTTCACGCAGACAATTGACCGCCATGTCTTCCAACTAAATACGGAGGGCATTTACCCAATCGCTCCAGACGGAGTTCCGGCTAAGACTCCAGATGCTACTCGTGATGTAGTGAAACATATCTACAATGGAGCTTTGTTGAAGGACATCTTTGAAGAGGAAGATGAGCAAATCCAGTTGGTATCTGGTTTGGATCACCCATTTGCCCTTCCTGCCGGTCATGACAATGCTGGTTTCCTTTATGACCAAAACTCAGGTCGTTTCCTGCTGTTCAAGACAGAGGCCCCTTGCTTTGTGGTCTACACAGCAAACTTTGTGGATGAGAGTGTCATCATCGGAGGCCAGCCAATGGTGCAACACAATGGGATTGCCCTTGAAGCGCAAGCTTTACCAGATGCCATTCACAGTGACCTCAAAGACCAAGTCATTCTCAAAGCAGGTCAAACCTTTACCAGCAAAACTCGCTACGAGCTTGTTGTAAAATAAAAAGAAGAGCTGGTTTCCAGCTCTTTTGAGTTTCGTGCTGTTGTATTGACATTAGAGGCAGTTTGGTCAGTACATGGCTTATTTTTCTTTTTTCTGTTTCTCGATTCTCTCTAACATTCTGTTTTTACGCTCCTCCAGTTCTTGGATTTGCTTGAGCAAAAGATCTGAAAAGTCACTATCGAGTTCTTCAGCCTCTCCACTACTATACCAATCTAAGGCGACAATGTGATTATTTTTATCAAAGCAGAAAATCACATCTCCATCACCGATGATAGACAGAAAAGGGATATAATTTACAAAGCCTAGTTCATGTAATTCTTTGGTCTTCAGTCGAATATCTAGAAAATCAGGTATCTCATTTGCAATGCCGTAAACCTTAATACCACGGCAAAATGTCCAAAATGGTGCCACATCAAATGCTTTAGCTCTAGGCCACAGTTCCTCCCTGACTTCCATATATAGTCCGCCTAGGGGTGACATGGTAAACTCTCTAAAGTCTTCTGGAAGACTGATTTGATACAGTTTTTCAAAATCTTGTATCTCCTCTTCGGAGGGTTCGTTTCCCATGCAGGCTACAACTTGGTAGGTTTTAGAATCATAATGATGAAAATAATCATAGATTTTTTCTAGTGACATTGCTATTCCTCTCTATTCTAGGTAAATATATTCGACAACTAAATCACAAAGCTGATTATCCTTATCATAGCCAAAGTAGACGGGATAGACTCCGTCTCCAAAACCTGATTGGATCATCGGAATGCTTAGGTCAGTGTTGGGGATTTTAAAATTAATCCAATCCCCACCCTCACGTTGATAAAGGGGATTGTCTATGGCATGTTGAGCAAAAACTGCTGCAAAGAAATCATCGTAGATATTTTTGTCAGGATTTTCTTTATACCAATTATCTTCAAAATCGCAGTAGGCATTCTTGGTTTCAACATCTACTATCGTTGCCAGACCTGCATCAACTGCAAATCCAAAATAAGAGTCTTTTTCAACAGCGTCTATATCTTCATCACCAGTCAGTGCTTCATAGTAGATGACTGGTACTTGATCTGTAAATTGGATTCTCGTTGCTACATACCTGTAATGGTCTTCTTCTATCTTGGCTACTAAAGTTTTTAGTCTATATGTTCCTTTGGGAACAGATTGTAAGTAAGGCTTTTCCTCTCTACGGAGCCAGACCAAAGGATCGCGAACCAGAATTTCTCCGCTAGGGAAAGTCACTTCCCCCATATCCAAAACAAAAATTTCTGCACCCTGTATTTCTTTCCTATCAAAACAGTCTGCATAATTGATAGACGAAGTGAGTAGATGTTTTATTTCTTGGTATTTCTGCAACCATTCTTTTGAAACTTGTATTTTTTCCATAAACGGTTTCTTTCTAAATCTTTTATTTTAGGTTGGTACTTTCTGAGTTAGAGAATTGTGTACTCATTATCATTTTTCCTACAAATGCATTCATTCTATGCTTTTATTTCCCTAATGATCGAAAAAATTAGGTCTTTAAGATTTTCTGCCACATACACAACTTCATCAGGATCATGGATATAGCCGATAATCTGCCCTTCTTTTCCCTCTGTATTCGGATCAAAATCCAGCATCAGGAAACAGCTGTCACAATACTCCATCCCTTTGAAAAATACTCATCTAGTGCGGGTATATTTCCCTTTATAATATCACATACAATTTGTGGAACAGATTTAAAATTTCCTATATCTTTTAATTTGACCATTTTAAGTCTCCTACAGATTATGTACTCATCTGTTATAATTTATTTCCCCTAAAGGAAGCGGATTAGGATTTAAGCTTACCCAGAGAACTGAAAGTTCACACAAACGTTCAATTATAGTATCTTCATCACTGCCTTTTGCACGGATGCTGGAAATCAGTTCCTTAGTTTCTTCCAGTTCTTCTTCGGAAAGCGGTGTGCCTGAAGCGAAATGATTTGGCAGGGCTTTAAGCATGTTCCGGTAGTGTTTATCCCAGTTGACACCGCCATTTCTATAGAGCTCATCCTGTACGCGCCCTGTTATACGGATCACTTCGCCTTGTACAGTTTTCGCTGGCCCACTTGAAGGAATCAACATCTCCCAAAGTTCATCGTATTGCTTTTGCCAAGGACCATCTTCTACAATAATAGGAGAAACTCCGTCATGTACCTTGCGTTTCGGAGCAGGCTTTACATCAAACAGTGCATAGAGTCTCTCAAGCCCTGCTTCTGTTTCAGTCAAGTAATCTTTATTAAAGTTTTCTCTGTGAAATTCAAAATCCTTTCCGATTAGTTCGACTCTTTCTGCCATATCAGGAGTTACCTCAGCGCCCGCCTTTATGAGCATTTCTGCAATTTCTGCTACCTGTGCAATATTAATCTGCCTACAAGTAGCAAGGGCTTCAGCTAAAGGAGTTCGTCCCATAACAGTTTTGGGATTAACATCTGCACCTTTTTCAATCAAAAAACTGACTATCTTAGGTCGGAAAAACCTTGCTGCCGTATGTAGAGGTGTACTCCCATATGTATCAGTTTTTTGTATATCTCCGCCTAATTCATATAGCAGTTTTACAGTATCTCTCCCCAAAGTGGCATGTGTATATAATGGTGTACGCCCATAATAATCAGGAGTATTTACATCTAAACCCTGTTCCACCAGCCAGATAACAAGCTCATCAGGAACACCTCCAAAATGAAGTGCCGTATTTAAGCTGTATCTGCCGTCATGAGCAGTAAGCTCACATTTATCATATACGGCTTTAAGAGCTTCAATATCTCCTGCTGTAATCAGTTCATCAAAATTTTTAGGTAAGGTCACTCTTTTTTTGGACATTGTTCTTCTCCTTTAATATAAAACCAACATTTGCATTTTATATTTCTAAACCCACTTAAGCCCATTAACATTTTTAAGAATCATAGATCTTCCATCGTAGTCATTTTTTAACTCGATTTCTTTTTCCTTGACCGAAATGTTGTTGTACCAGTGATCTAAGCTGGCATATTTTCCTGTATGGATATTGATAAGCATACTTGTTATAGGATTCCAAGTCCCTTTCTTTACTGTTTCTGCAAGCAAATAATAGGCATCTAAAAATATGAGATTTCTTCCATACATCCAAAATGGAAGCTGAATATTTAACAAAGGCAATTTTGCAGAAAAAATATCATCTCCATGTGGTGGCACGGTTTCATAATGAAATTCTATCTCACTCCCATAATATGCTATCGTTGCTCCTTCGCAACCGATGCTTTGAGGAATCCCCTCCTCAGCTACTAAAAATTCCATTGGCTTCCCCTTATGTTGTAATTGGATGAACTCCGACCAGACTCTCCACGTTTACAACCAGATGGTAAAGGTAATCACCTGTTTTTTGTAGGTGACAAAGATTTTCCCTCTAAACAGGCTGACAAGGTGTTGAGCCATAGAGAGGCCAATGCCATACCCAGAGGTGGTTTGGTTATTGTGTGATGTTTCAGCGCGATAAAAGCGGTCAAAGAAGCGTTTGATATTGGCAGGCCGCCCGTCTTTGTAGTCGTTAGATACGGTGATACAGGTGCGCTTGCGTAGGAGATAGGCTTTGCGTTTGAGAGTTAGACGGATGGTGCCTGCTGGATCACAGTATTTGCGGGCATTGTCAAGAAGAATGCTAAGAAGCTCATAAAATTCCTCTTGGGCTACTTTTTCTATGATATCTGCTTCAATCAGGCTTTCAAAGTTTTTATCTTCCTTTTTAAAGAGGGGAGCAAAATCTGTCGCAACTTTCTCAGCAATAAGCGAGATATTTTGAGGAGCTAGTTTGATATCCTCTTGCTCCTCGAGCCGAGCAAGTCGGATCAGTCTTCCAATCAAGTGGTTGAGACGCTCGGTCTGTTCCTTGGTGCTGATACTCCACTCAGTCTCTCCTTCCATGAGTTCTTGAAGCTCGGTATTGGCCGAAATGATAGCCAGCGGTGTTTTGAGTTCATGACCTGCATTAGTGATAAACATCCGTTGTTTCTCATAGTTTTTGACGAAGGGACGGATAACAATCCCAGAAATCAAGGTAAAGAGCAGAGCAAGGAGAAATAGGCTAGCCAGTGATAACCAGATAGAGACTTGAAAGAGGGTGTCCCGTTCGCGAATGTAGTTGGTAGCTTCAAAGAAGACTAGGAGCTTGCCCGAAGCTGTCTGACTAATCTGGTAGGTGAAGTAGCGCCCGTTGCGAGTAATCGTGCCATAGGTTTCCGGTTTTTTAAGAATTTTCTGGAGAAAATCTCTGACGTCTGCTTCGGTCAGTGATTGGACATTCCCTAGAGAAATAGTGTAGTCATTCCCCTTTTCTCTGACAGAGAAATACTGAAAATTGTAGATAATCCCTTCCTGGATGTTCTTTTTGGTGAAACTTTCCTTGATTTCATCTGTGATTGGGAGTTCGCCTTCATTTTTAGACAAGATGGAGAGGACGGTTTGGATATTATCCTCTGTCTGAGTATAGACGATGCTATTCATCAAGACCAGAAAGAATGCAAGAATCAGAGCGATAGCAGCAGTGGCTGTGACAATAAACTTGATGCGTAGTTTTCGAAACATCTAGTCTCCTCCTGTCAGTTGGAAAGGCCCTTCTGCAGATCCTAAGATTTGCAAGTTGGACTGAACGCTTTGGAGTTTTTGGCGGAGATAGGAAATATAGAGAAAAACGAGCTCGTAATCCCTTTCTTCCAGCTCCTCTGGCCAGACTTGCTCTAGTAGTTGTTGACAACTGAGGGTCTGGTTAGCATGCTGAATGAGGAGGGTCAAGAGTTGAGTCTCCTTTTTCCCTAAACGAATGCTGTTTGTAGCAGCTAATTCTTGTTCGTTAATATCCAAGCGAGTATTTCCTAATTGGACCGTATCTGGGGTATAGTCCTCCAGACGGCGGGCAGTAGAACGGAGCCTAGCCAATAGTTCCTTGAGCGAGAAAGGCTTGGTCAAGTAGTCGTCGGCACCTGCATCGAGTCCGGTTACACGATCATCTACTTCAGCCATGGCTGTCAGCATGATAACGTGGGTCGTATTGCCCAACTGGCGAATTTCTTTGAGGGCTTCGATTCCAGTTTTGATTGGCATCATGATGTCAAAAATCATGAGGTGATAGTGGTTAGTTGTAGCTTTTTCGACAGCATCTTGTCCATTAAAAACAGAATCAACGCCATAGCCTTCGCGTTCTAAAGCAACAGTGATGACGCGATTTAGTTGAGTTTCATCTTCGGCAAGTAGGATTTTCATAGGTTCTCCTTAGTCTTGGTCAGATCGCTGAATCAAATCACGGATGGTCTGCATGGTCAAGTCACAAGAAGCAAGCTCATCGGCACAACGTTTGAGCTCGTGCGTGATTCGTTCAGGGTTTTGGATGTTTTTCTTGTACTTCATCTGGTGCTCAAGGCTGGCCCAGGAATCCATGGCAATCGTGCGTAGCTGGATCTCAATAAAGTAGGTGCCTTGGGCATTTCCCAGACAGTCTGGGTAGGGGGTAGTCACCTCGAGAATCAGATGGTAAGAACGGTAGCCATTGGGTTTGACCTGACGGATATAGTCTTTCTCTTTAAAAATATGGATGGTGGGTATCTGACGAATATACTCTACGATGCGGTAGATATCATCTGTAAAGCCTGTGATAATCCGAACACCGATAGCATCACGGATTTCTTTAAGAGCGGATTGACTTGTCTGAGGAAGGCCTTTGCGTTGGCATTTTTCACGCATACTTTCCTCGGTTTTGATACGCGCATGCAAATGCTCATATAGTTTGAGGGAGGTTTCTTTTTTGTAATTAGCTGCGGCTTCTTCCATATCTTGAATAAAGGTCTGCAAGATAGTGGGTAAGTAGACTTCGCAAGGGCCATAGATAGAGTTCATAGGCTGTTCCATTCTAAGAATGGCTCGTATTGCTACGAGCATAGATTCTAATAGTATTTGTCATTCTATTATATCATGAAAGCGATAGCAGGGTGAGATTCTATTGATAAAGAGGGAACGAGAATTTTGACAAAGGAGTCCATTAGAGATATAATGAAGAAAAATCGACCAAGGATAAGAAGATGACAAACTCAAAGTATATTACACGCCTGAAACGTTCAGAGGGGCAGTTGCGTGGAATTCAAAAGATGATCGAAGAAGAGCGTGATTGTGCAGATATCATTACCCAGTTGACAGCGGTTCGTTCGAGTGTGGAGCGCGTGATTGAGATGATCATTACCGAGAATCTCACAGCCTGCATCAACCAACCCCTAGACGACCCTGAGGCTCAAAAAGAGCGCTTAGAAAAAGCTGTTCAGTACCTTATCAAACGAAAATAGTAGTTCTCTATGTGATAGAACAAGATAAGAAAGTAAATCACAGGAGGGGAAAGATGACAAAAGAAGAACGAGCAGAAAAATGGTTTCAGAGTGTTCCTGAGGCAGAAGCTATTCCTATACAAACTAAAATGGAGATCTGTAGTCAGGCAGCGAAGCGAATGGCGTTTATCTGGCTTGGCCTACTTGGTGTGGAATGTTTGTTCCTATTCTGGGTCACTGGGGGTGAACTTTTTAATCAAGTAGCGGACTTTCTAAATCAGCTATCAGAAGGGAGCCCCACAAAAAATCGATATAAGGGTCTCGCACTTGCAGAGACTCTTATTTGTCTGCCTGTCTTGATCTTTCCTAGTGTTGTTGCCCATTTCTTTAGACAAAATTGGATTCGAAAAGAGGCTGAAAAGGTTGTCAAAGAGATGGCCCCTGTTATAAGTGGTCAGCCCTATCTAGATGGAGACGATAGAGCAGATTTTTCTAGCATTTCCGGAAGAATCTTTGCGGATTGGGTGCTAGATGATGGTGAGAAGGAACAAAATGGCTTTGAACTTGAGGAAGTATGGCAGCAACTGGCAGCTGTCCAAGATGGTGATAGGGATTTTCTCACTTTAATACCTCAGCAACCAGTTAAACTAAAGGGGAGTCAGCTTGTATCGGATTTTGTACAGGTTTGTCAGGATGAAGATTCGGACGGTCTTCATTTTGAAATCAGTGTTGCCGATGTTGAACGGATCGACGAGAATGTAATCTACGAAAAAAATGGGCTGAGCAAGAAAGAAACTCAAGACATGCTTCGGGCATATTTGGAGAACAGAGTCACATCAGAGCTAGAAGATTGGGAAATTGTACTAGATATGCGGACAGATGAGCAGCAAAATATCGCAATCTATCAGGAAATAACCCAATTGCTAACAGATGATAGTGAGGTACGATCTCGTTTGACCTCCTGTTTTGAATCACCGAAAGCCTATTTCAAGCAGTATGCAGATAGATACGACGAGCGGGGCATAGGCGAAGAAGTCGATGAAGCTACGATAAAATGGCTTGCTATTGCTGATGAACTGCTCGCTGTAGATGCAGTGATTGAGCTCGATTGGAAGACAGATAAGGACGAATTTCTGTACCAACTAGAGCCTCTGGCAGCTAAACAAACTCTTGATTTGGAGGAGAATTGGTTCGACGAGGGTGATGACATCCCTACTTGGTGTAAAATTTTGGACGAAAGATGGGCTGGATACGATTTCTGTCTTGCTTGTATGGATATTAATAGCGATAGTTATGTGCTATTTATCTGCAAGAGGGATATTCTGGAAAAATTAGTCACCTTGAGTCACACAATCAATCAGCGTTTCGGCCATGCAAAAAATATGTAATGGCTTGTGGCTATGCGGTGGAAAGAAAAGATGGGCTTGCTGGCTGGAAATCATGCCCATCCTAACAGTTGAGGTTTCGTCTAAGATAACTTGTATGAAAATGAAAGAAACCTAGAGATGCTTGGATATAAATTAGAAGAAAACCCATTTTGTGGTATAATTAAAGACAGTAAGACAAGTTAAAGGAGGCCAGCAAATGGAAGCATACGAAAAAGTAGTAGAGATGCTAAATGGGCTAGATATTCCTTTTGAAATCGTGGAGCACGAGCCAGCCTTGACGACAGAGCAAGCCGATAGCTTTATCGAAGGGATCGAAGGCGTCCGTACCAAGACCATGTTTCTCACCAATAAAAAGAAAACCGCTTATTATCTCGTGATTATGGATGATAAAAAGCGTCTGGATATGGACCTCTTGAAAGACTTGGTAGGAGCCAATAGAATCCGTATGGCTTCCTCTGAGAGCCTGTTTGAAAAAATGAGCTTGCCCGCAGGTGTAGTCTCTCCATTTGGTTTGCTGAACAATACTGACAAGGACATTCAAGTTTATTTTGACAAAGAAATCATGTCTGAAAAACGGATGAGTTTTCACCCCAATACCAATGAAAAAACTCTCTTTTTGGATACGACAGATATACTCAAATTCCTAGAAGCCATTGGCTATGAGGCTCATATCATCGAGTTATAAAGATTAAAGAAACCGACTAAGTTCATCTTAATCGGTTTTTTGATTATTCTACTTGACCGGGCCAAGCATTCATACCACCTTCTACATTGATAACGGTGAGACCTTGGGCGCTGAGAAATTGACAGGCAGAGGCAGAACGCACTCCACCTTGACAAATGACATGGTATTCATGGTCAGGCTTGAGTTCTTTGTAGCCTTGCTCCAAGGTACTTAACGGAAGATTTTTTGCACCTGGCGCATGTCCTGCTTGAAACTCATGTACTTCACGTACATCGATAAGATCTAGTTTTTCATTTTGATATTTTTCATAAAAGTCAGCCATGCTGATATTAGTTACCATATTCTACTCCTTTTGGGTTAGCCATTTTGTATAGTGAATAAGCGCCGTCAAGGTTTTGGACGGTAAATCCTGCTTGTTTGAGGATACGCTCTGCGATATAGCTACGCAAACCACTGTGGCAGCTAACGATGTAGGCTTGGTTCTTGTCCAGTTCATCCAAGCGTTCACGAAGTTCGTTTAGGGGGATGTTGATGGTGTCGACTTTGAGTCGACCACTCTGAAATTCGCCACTTGTCCGCACATCTAGGAATTTCTTTCCTTTAGCTAGTTCGTCTTCTAGTTGGTACCACTGGATATTGTCGCTGAGACCTTCGATAAGGTTCAAGGCTGCGTAGCCCAGCATATTGACGGGATCCTTGGCAGAGCCAAATGGCGGGGCATAGGTGAACTCTAATTCTGGTAAGTCAAAGACGGTGAGATTTCCCTTGATAGCAGTTGCTAGGATATCGATTCGTTTGTCAACACCTTTCTTCCCAACTCCTTGGGCACCATAGATTTTTCCAGTGTTTGGGTCAAAGAGGAGCTTCAAGGTCATATCAGTAGCGCCAGGATAATAACCAGCGTGGTCTTTCCCACTGACATGAAGGGCCTTGTAAGGAAGTTGATTCATGCTAAGACTACGTTCGCTGAGACCAGTCGAAGCAGCTGTCATATCAAAGGCACGAACGATTGCAGTGCCGATACTGCCCTTGTTTGTACGACCGAGTCCTGCGATGACGTCCGCGACTTGGCGTCCCTGACGATTGGCAGGAGAAGCAAGAGAGATGAGAGCATCTTGGCCAGTAATCTCTTGCTTGACGACGATGGCATCTCCAACTGCAAAAATATCTTTTTGACTGGTTTCGTAGTGTTCGTCGACCAAGATACCGCCACGTAGTCCCAGTTCAATCCCAGCTGCCTGAGCCAGTCCGTTTTCAGGTTCAACACCGACAGAAAGGATGGTGAGGTCAGAAGCAATCTTTTGACCATTTTCGAGAACGATGGTTTTTCCTTGCTCTTCAAATCGAGTCGCAGACTGAGAAGTGATAACACGGACGCCGTTTGCCAGCAATTCTGCTTGGACAAAGGCCGCCATTTCTTGATCTAATGGTGGCAAGACATGGGGTGCTTTCTCCACGATGGTGACTTGCAATCCCCGTTTCGCCAGGTTTTCAGCCATTTCAAGCCCGATAAAGCCTGCACCGATGACGACAGCTTCTTTTGGATGATTGTCCAAGGCTGCCATAATTTCATCGAGATCAGGAACATTGCGAAGCGTGTAGGTATTCTTAGCTGCTGCCAAACCTTCAATGGTAGGAACAAATGGTTTAGCTCCCGGAGAGAGGATCAGCTTGTCGTAGCTTTCTGTGAATTCCTGTCCATCGTGTCGCACCGTCACAGTGTGTTCTTCTGGCGAAATCTGGATGACCTCGTGAAATGGTCGCACATCGAGATTAAAGCGTGCCTTGAGACTTTCAGGAGTTTGGACCAATAAACTCTCACGGTTTGCAATTTCTCCTGAAACATAGTAAGGAAGTCCGCAGTTTGCAAAGGAAACAAAGGGACCTTTCTCAAAAATAATGATCTCAGCATCTTCCATGAGGCGT
Above is a window of Streptococcus oralis subsp. dentisani DNA encoding:
- a CDS encoding FAD-dependent oxidoreductase — translated: MKIIIVGGVAGGMSAATRLRRLMEDAEIIIFEKGPFVSFANCGLPYYVSGEIANRESLLVQTPESLKARFNLDVRPFHEVIQISPEEHTVTVRHDGQEFTESYDKLILSPGAKPFVPTIEGLAAAKNTYTLRNVPDLDEIMAALDNHPKEAVVIGAGFIGLEMAENLAKRGLQVTIVEKAPHVLPPLDQEMAAFVQAELLANGVRVITSQSATRFEEQGKTIVLENGQKIASDLTILSVGVEPENGLAQAAGIELGLRGGILVDEHYETSQKDIFAVGDAIVVKQEITGQDALISLASPANRQGRQVADVIAGLGRTNKGSIGTAIVRAFDMTAASTGLSERSLSMNQLPYKALHVSGKDHAGYYPGATDMTLKLLFDPNTGKIYGAQGVGKKGVDKRIDILATAIKGNLTVFDLPELEFTYAPPFGSAKDPVNMLGYAALNLIEGLSDNIQWYQLEDELAKGKKFLDVRTSGEFQSGRLKVDTINIPLNELRERLDELDKNQAYIVSCHSGLRSYIAERILKQAGFTVQNLDGAYSLYKMANPKGVEYGN